A region of Periophthalmus magnuspinnatus isolate fPerMag1 chromosome 13, fPerMag1.2.pri, whole genome shotgun sequence DNA encodes the following proteins:
- the septin4b gene encoding septin 4b codes for MEEYPVPPSAVEESNHEFHSSSDERDSCFIPPNNHQTDDLQYLQHSSHSDDSEVENIMHEPLHQQQHPLQVPEFPELGRHMGGGECPLSPSLLRPPVAGSAQSDSSSEAAGSRCRSVEFDLPSPLSPSRPKSPWGLFDPYENSEDQDKEYVGFATLPNQVHRKSVKKGFDFTLMVAGESGLGKSTLVNSLFLTDLYKDRKLLNAEERITQTVEITKHTVDIEEKGVKLKLTIVDTPGFGDAVNNTECWKSVADYIDQQFEQYFRDESGLNRKNIQDNRVHCCLYFISPFGHGLRPLDVEFMKALHEKVNIVPVLAKADTLTPSEVRKKKIKIREEIEQYGIKIYQFPDCDSDEDEDFKQQDLELKESIPFAVIGSNTVVEAKGKRVRGRLYPWGIVEVENSAHCDFVKLRNMLVRTHMQDLKDVTRETHYENYRAQCIQSMTRRVVKERNRNKLTRESGTDFPIPAVSGVADSDTEKLIREKDEELRRMQEMLQKIQDQMHTQNY; via the exons ATGGAGGAGTACCCAGTACCCCCCAGTGCCGTAGAGGAGAGTAACCATGAGTTTCACTCTTCATCAGATGAGAGAGATTCTTGTTTCATTCCTCCTAATAATCATCAGACTGATGACCTACAG TACCTCCAGCACTCAAGCCATTCTGATGATTCTGAGGTGGAAAACATTATGCACGAGCCTCTGCACCAGCAGCAGCACCCCCTACAGGTCCCTGAGTTTCCTGAATTGGGCCGGCATATGGGGGGTGGGGAGTGCCCCCTCAGCCCATCACTGCTGAGGCCCCCTGTGGCGGGTAGTGCTCAGTCAGACTCCAGCTCAGAGGCTGCTGGCTCACGGTGCAGGAGTGTGGAGTTTGACCTGCCCTCCCCTCTCAGCCCGTCCAGGCCCAAAAGCCCCTGGGGCCTGTTTGACCCCTATGAAAACTCAGAG GACCAGGACAAAGAATATGTTGGTTTCGCCACTCTGCCAAACCAAGTTCACAGAAAGTCAGTCAAGAAGGGATTTGACTTCACTCTTATGGTGGCAG gtgaaTCTGGGTTGGGGAAGTCCACCCTGGTCAATAGCCTATTTCTAACAGACCTATACAAAGATAGGAAGCTGCTAAATGCTGAAG AGAGAATCACACAGACAGTGGAGATCACCAAACATACAGTGGACATCGAGGAGAAAGGCGTCAAACTTAAGCTCACCATTGTGGACACTCCTGGCTTTGGGGATGCTGTAAATAATACTGAATG TTGGAAGTCAGTGGCAGACTACATCGATCAGCAGTTTGAGCAGTACTTCAGGGACGAGAGCGGACTCAACCGCAAAAACATCCAGGACAACCGCGTGCACTGCTGCCTCTACTTTATCTCACCGTTCGGGCATGG TCTTCGGCCTCTTGATGTGGAGTTTATGAAGGCTCTTCATGAAAAGGTTAATATTGTGCCAGTTCTAGCAAAAGCAGACACACTCACCCCCAGCGAAGtcaggaaaaagaaaataaag ATCAGAGAAGAAATTGAACAATATGGGATCAAAATCTACCAGTTCCCAGACTGTGACTCTGATGAAGACGAGGACTTTAAGCAGCAGGACCTTGAACTAAAG GAGAGTATTCCTTTTGCTGTGATAGGCAGCAACACTGTGGTAGAGGCCAAAGGCAAGAGAGTAAGAGGTCGTCTGTACCCTTGGGGTATTGTTGAAG TTGAGAACTCTGCACACTGTGATTTTGTGAAGCTGCGAAACATGCTTGTTCGCACACACATGCAGGACCTCAAAGATGTGACCCGGGAGACGCACTATGAAAACTACAGGGCCCAGTGCATCCAGAGCATGACCCGCAGAGTGGTGAAGGAGCGCAACCGCAA CAAGCTAACGCGGGAGAGCGGCACAGACTTCCCCATCCCCGCTGTGTCAGGGGTGGCCGATAGTGACACAGAAAAACTCATCcgagagaaagatgaagag ttgcgACGGATGCAGGAGATGTTACAGAAGATTCAGGACcaaatgcacacacaaaacTATTGA